In Dama dama isolate Ldn47 chromosome 9, ASM3311817v1, whole genome shotgun sequence, the following proteins share a genomic window:
- the SH3GL1 gene encoding endophilin-A2, protein MSVAGLKKQFYKASQLVSEKVGGAEGTKLDDDFKEMEKKVDVTSKAVTEVLARTIEYLQPNPASRAKLTMLNTVSKIRGQVKNPGYPQSEGLLGECMIRHGKELGGESNFGDALLDAGESMKRLAEVKDSLDIEVKQNFIDPLQNLCDKDLKEIQHHLKKLEGRRLDFDYKKKRQGKIPDEELRQAMEKFEESKEVAETSMHHLLETDIEQVSQLSALVDAQLDYHRQAVQILDELADKLKRRMRDASSRPKREYKPKPRELLDLGEPEQPNGGFPCAAAPKTTASSSFRSSDKPIRTPSRSMPPLDQPSCKALYDFEPENDGELGFREGDIITLTNQIDENWYEGMLDGQSGFFPLSYVEVLVPLPQ, encoded by the exons CTGGTCAGTGAGAAGGTCGGAGGGGCAGAAGGGACCAAGCTTGACGATGACttcaaagagatggagaag AAGGTGGATGTCACCAGCAAGGCTGTGACAGAAGTGTTGGCCAGAACCATTGAGTACCTGCAGCCCAACCCAG CCTCTCGGGCCAAGCTGACGATGCTCAACACGGTGTCCAAGATCCGAGGGCAGGTGAAGAATCCTGGCTACCCACAGTCAGAGGGCCTGCTGGGCGAGTGCATGATCCGCCATGGGAAGGAGCTGGGCGGCGAGTCCAACTTCG GCGATGCTCTGCTGGATGCTGGAGAGTCCATGAAGCGCCTGGCCGAGGTGAAGGACTCCCTGGACATTGAGGTCAAGCAGAACTTCATCGACCCTCTGCAGAACCTGTGCGACAAGGACCTGAAGGAGATTCAG CACCACCTGAAGAAGCTGGAGGGCCGCCGCCTGGACTTCGACTACAAGAAGAAGCGGCAGGGCAAGATCCCCGACGAGGAGCTGCGCCAGGCCATGGAGAAGTTCGAGGAGTCCAAGGAGGTGGCAGAGACCAGTATGCATCACCTCCTGGAGACTGAT ATCGAGCAGGTGAGCCAGCTCTCTGCCCTGGTGGACGCCCAGCTGGACTACCACCGGCAGGCCGTGCAGATCCTAGATGAGTTGGCCGACAAGCTCAAGCGAAG GATGCGGGATGCCTCCTCACGCCCCAAACGGGAATATAAGCCCAAGCCGCGGGAGCTCCTGGACCTCGGAGAGCCCGAGCAGCCCAATGGCGGCTTCCCCTGTGCTGCGGCCCCCAAGACCACAG CTTCATCATCTTTCCGATCTTCTGACAAGCCCATCCGGACCCCCAGCAGGAGCATGC CGCCCCTGGACCAGCCGAGCTGCAAGGCCTTGTACGACTTCGAGCCTGAGAACGACGGGGAGCTGGGCTTCCGCGAGGGCGACATCATCACGCTGACCAACCAGATCGACGAGAACTGGTACGAGGGCATGCTGGACGGCCAGTCAGGCTTCTTCCCCCTCAGCTACGTGGAGGTGCTGGTGCCGCTGCCCCAGTGA